From Salmo salar unplaced genomic scaffold, Ssal_v3.1, whole genome shotgun sequence:
AACCAAACCAGGAAGCTGGAGTGTCTAATTTGATCATTTGGTTTATGTCATGCATGAAACAATGCTCTGTTTACATCGGGGGAAGGTGGAGGAGTTAACAGCGACATGGATTAAATCATAGGAAGGTTGTGATTTCCTGAACTGTTTTTGCAgacagactggtcccagatctgtttgtgttgtcttgcccAACAACTCTATGGTAATTCATTGTATTCTGAAACATCCTAGAAGTGGGCTATACAACACAAacaaatctgggaccaggcttagACTATCCTATTGTGTGTTTTCCAGGTGTCCAGTAGCCTACCCTTGGATGGATATTCCCCCCCCCCATCTAGTCTGTATCAGTCATATACACTTCCTCGTCCCAGTTTCATAACTAGGTGAACCTTGTCCTCAGGGCATCAGAGAGGAAAAACCAGCAGGTTGCTTTCAATAAATCACATTCTTCAACCCCAGGAAATGGAGGATGAGTTTTTCATCTTTTAATAAGTTCCGCATGTCCTAGAAATTCTCCTTGTCTTTTATTGTTTTCCCCCCCCTCACTGCCGAGTCAAACCGACTGACTCTCTCTTACCAAAGGGGGCCACTTCTGTTTCAGTCGTATTTCAACAGCAGTTAAAACACTTCAGGATGGTCCCAACAACCAAAGCATTTGAATACAAAGGGGTGAAACGGCTCCACACTTGACAACATAACGGTTGATTTAACGTGACAGCTACCCTGAAGAGGAAGCGTCGACTTTTGACAGCAAAATGGTACATTTTTTTACCTTTCTGAATTTTGGCATCTGCTGCTGCAACGACACCAACAGTGAACAGCTCatcattattctatgttctgtggATTAATTACATCTAAATCCGTTACATCTAAATCCGTTACATCTAAATCCGTTACATCTAAATCCGTTACATCTAAATCCGTTACATCTAAATCTGTTACATCTAAATCTGTTACATCTAAATCCGTTACATCTAAATCCGTTACATCTAAATCCGTTACATCTAAATCCGTTACATCTAAATCCGTtacatctacatttacatttcagtcatttagcagacgctcttatccagagcgacttacagtagtgaatacatttcatttcatgcatttttttttttggtacttgccccccgtgggaatcgaacccacaaccctggcattgcacacaccatgctggcgttgcaaacatagATCATGGATTGGGTTACCAGGAGTTACTACTGAATGTTTTAGGTGTTACTGTGGCAGTAGATCATGGATTGGGTTAGCAGGAGTTACTACTGAATGTTTTAGGTGTTACTGTGGCAGTAGATCATGGATTGGGTTACCAGGAGTTACTACTGAATGTTTTAGGTGTTACTGTGGCAGTAGATCATGGATTGGGTTACCAGGAGTTACTACTGAATGTTTTAGGTATTACTGTGGCAGTAGATCATGGATTGGGTTAGCAGGAGTTACTACTGAATGTTTTAGGTGTTACTGTGGCAGTAGATTGGGTTACCAGGAGTTACTACTGAATGTTTTAGGTGTTACTGTGGCAGTAGATCATGGATTGGGTTACCAGGAGTTACTACTGAATGTTTTAGGTGTTACTGTGGCAGTAGATCATGGATTGGGTTACCAGGAGTTACTACTGAATGTTTTAGGTGTTACTGTGGCAGTAGATCATGGATTGGGTTACCAGGAGTTACTACTGAATGTTTTAGGTGTTACTGTGGCAGTAGATCATGGATTGGGTTACCAGGAGTTACTACTGAATGTTTTAGGTGTTATTGTGGCAGAGTGCTGAATGCGTCTGAAGATGGTTAACTACAACACGACTAGATTGGTTCatgacaacacagacacaccaagGTCAATGCTGATCAGTCATAACTGCTTGAATTTTAGGTATTCAAGCCTATCAGATCCTTCGTTAGTTCAACTTAGTTAACCAATGTTTGGAATTCAAAGTGAGAAATGTTTTGCCGTGCAATGATGGTTTATCAGGAATGTTACAGTTGGATCTGGTTTCAGATGTCAGGTTAAACCTAGAAATACATTTTCTCTCATGAACCTCATGTCTTActgtgttttttaaattttttattccAGTTGTCAGGAATGGACACATCTCGGAGGAAACAGAGACCATCGCTGACCAGATGCAACTTCCTGTCCAGAGTGCCCTGACTGATGACTCTGAGGAGCCAGTCATCATGGGCTCCGAGGCCCTGGAGACCGTGGGGTCTGGATGGGAGGAGGACCAGGTCCTGGTGATGCTGGCTGCAGCTGAGCCAGAGGTTCCACCTGAAGTCCCTGCTGAGGCTGCAGCCGTGGAAGCAGAGGTCCCTTCAGAGGCTGTGGTTTTAGTAGAGGCTGTGGCCCCAGTGGAGGCGGCGATCCCTGTTGAGGCCGTCGTGGTTGAGGCCGCTCCTGTGGCAGAGGCTCCTGCTAAGACAGTGGTGTCTGACGAGGCCCCTGTTGTTGAAACTGGAGCTGCAGTGGAGGTGGTTACCCTGGTCGAGACAGCTGCACCTGTGGAAGCTGCTGCCCCAGTCGAGGTAGCTGCCCCCATTGAGGTGGCTGAAACGGTCCCAGAGCCAGCTTCAGCCCCAACAGAGGAGACCCCAGCTCCAGCTCCAACAGAGGAGACTCCAGCTCCAACAGAGGAgaccccagctccagccccagcaGAGGAgaccccagctccagccccaacAGAGGAgaccccagctccagccccaaaAGAGGAgaccccagctccagccccaaaAGAGGAgaccccagctccagccccaacAGAGGAGACCAAAGAAGCCCCAGCCCCTGAGCCTGTGGCCGCTGTCCCAGTGGGGGCCCCTGCTGCTGAGGCTGTGGCCGCTGTCCCAGAGGGGGCCCCTGCTGTGGAGGCCCCTGCACCCAGTGGCCCCATAACTGACCTTGTTGTTGCTGCTGAGCCTGCAGCAGAGCCAATAATCACCCCTGTGGCTGTGGAGGCCCCTGTAGCAGCCATTGCCAATGAGCCAGTggaggccccaggaccagtggaggcCCCAGGACCAGTAGAGGCCCCAGGTGAGGTGGCAGCTCCAGCCCCTGCCCCAGAGCTAATACCAGCCGCCCCTGCCCCAGAGCTAACACCAGCCGCCTCTGCCCCAGAGCTAACACCAGCCGCCCTTGCTCACGTGGCCCTGCCTACTCCTGCTACCTCAGACGCCCCAGCCCCTGCCCCAGAGCTAACACCAGCCGCCCTTGCTCCCGTGGCCCTGCCTACTCCTGCTACCTCAGACGCCCCAGCCCCTGCCCCAGAGCTAACACCAGCCGCCCTTGCTCCCGTGGCCCTGCCTACTCCTGCTACCTCAGACGCCCCAGCCCCTGCCCCAGAGCTAACACCAGCCGCCCTTGCTCCCGTGGCCCTGCCTACTCCTGCTACCTCAATCCCTGAGATTGATGGTATGTACTCCTTTACCGCTTCATCCTCACTGACACGATCACTCCTACATATTTAAACCGTCATAAAACCTCATCAAAATGTCAACCTTGTCTTAATAATATAATTGTATTTACCAGGTTCACAAATGGTCGCGTTGGGATATGGAGGAGTCACATTTCACCTCAGTAACACAGCGCCAACTGATTGTGCTGAGGGATAATTCAATTACACAGAGCAAATGGCTGCCATTTATTGTCCTGATTCACCCCAGGGAGGTTATGATTGTTCTTCCAGCTCATAGATTCACTAAATTGATATGTTAAACTAAAACGCCCGTCTCTCCTGATTTTGTAAATAAGGTGTGTCAGTCAGAGTCTATGTTGTAACCTGCCAGATCTGGCTTATCTGGAATATGGTTGGTCCTCCCCTGCCACAGGCACAAATAGCTGGGAAGACATCTCTGCAAACATGCGTGAAATGTGGGGAGAGACGGCGAGCGTGAGATGTGGGGAGAGACGGCGAGCGTGAGATGTGGGGAGAGACGGCGAGCGTGAGATGTGGGGAGAGACGGCGAGCGTGAGATGTGGGGAGAGACGGCGAGCGTGAGATGTGGGGAGAGACGGTGAGATGTGGGGAGAGACGGTGAGCGTGAGATGTGGGGAGAGACGGTGAGATGTGGGGAGAGACGGTGAGATGTGGGGAGAGACGGCGAGCGTGAGATGTGGGGAGAGACGGCGAGCGTGAGATGTGGGGAGAGACGGCGAGCGTGAGATGTGGGGAGAGACGGCGAGCGTGAGATGTGGGGAGAGACGGCGAGCGTGAGATGTGGGGAGAGACGGCGAGCGTGAGATGTGGGGAGAGACGGCGTGAGATGTGGGGAGAGACGGCGAGCGTGAGATGTGGGGAGAGACGGCGAGATGTGGGGAGAGACGGCGAGATGTGGGGAGAGACGGCGAGATGTGGGGAGAGACGGCGAGATGTGGGGAGAGACGGCGAGATGTGGGGAGAGACGGCGAGATGTGGGGAGAGACGGTGAGATGTTGGGAGAGACGGTGAGAGATGGAAGACCAACTGACCAACAGACCAGTGTATATTTACTCACCCACAGAGTTGTTTAAAGACTGTTGTACGGTGGAGTCTATAAATAGGTAAAAGGTATTCTAACAAACGTAGCATACCCCCCCCAAGGTCTCCATAGCCTCATTACCTGACTGGTTACCAGGAGGTATCAGactccgacaccgactagggggaggtatcagacaccgtcaccgactagggggaggtatccgacaccgtcaccgactagggggaggtatccgacaccgacaccgactagggggaggtatccgacaccgactagggggaggtatccgacactgtcaccgactagggggaggtatccgacactgtcaccgactagggggaggtatccgtcaccgactagggggaggtatccgacaccgtcaccgactagggggagggatcagacaccgactagggggagggatcagacaccgactaggggaggtatccgatactgtcaccgactagggggaggtatccgacaccgtcaccgactagggggaggtatccgtcaccgactagggggaggtatccgacactgtcaccgactagggggaggtatccgacactgtcaccgactaggggaggtatcagacaccgactagggggaggtatcagacaccgactagggggaggtatcagacaccgactagggg
This genomic window contains:
- the LOC106561136 gene encoding flocculation protein FLO11, whose translation is MGCSSSSTQTVDEEKRPGTKPEESNGDTFVVRNGHISEETETIADQMQLPVQSALTDDSEEPVIMGSEALETVGSGWEEDQVLVMLAAAEPEVPPEVPAEAAAVEAEVPSEAVVLVEAVAPVEAAIPVEAVVVEAAPVAEAPAKTVVSDEAPVVETGAAVEVVTLVETAAPVEAAAPVEVAAPIEVAETVPEPASAPTEETPAPAPTEETPAPTEETPAPAPAEETPAPAPTEETPAPAPKEETPAPAPKEETPAPAPTEETKEAPAPEPVAAVPVGAPAAEAVAAVPEGAPAVEAPAPSGPITDLVVAAEPAAEPIITPVAVEAPVAAIANEPVEAPGPVEAPGPVEAPGEVAAPAPAPELIPAAPAPELTPAASAPELTPAALAHVALPTPATSDAPAPAPELTPAALAPVALPTPATSDAPAPAPELTPAALAPVALPTPATSDAPAPAPELTPAALAPVALPTPATSIPEIDGSQMVALGYGGVTFHLSNTAPTDCAEG